In Trichoderma atroviride chromosome 2, complete sequence, one DNA window encodes the following:
- a CDS encoding uncharacterized protein (TransMembrane:5 (o53-70i90-110o243-263i283-303o385-410i)): MSSLQVLGSMPDASLFNFPPANPPAPLPPAHVPTSILRPFNIPDHLYGAALDARVPLTIAAVYAISAKLLNKYNKARNKKPWGISKTRPFFAFVVLHNILLAVYSAWTFWGMVGVMQRSINHPFGPGGVAATAESFCRLHGPRGLGNSMYYNDTTGGWDTASQSTAAYMAAGNGVPNSLEPGRMWTEGLDFYGWIFYLSKFYEVLDTFIILAKGKYSSTLQTYHHAGAMMCMWAGMRYMASPIWIFCLFNSFIHALMYTYYTLSAFSIKIPNVMKRTLTSMQITQFVVGATFAMVHSFITYIAPVTSTHVVAEDAPATKSAPLDYIIPTAVSALDSLKNLIFGSDNVAHNAAAAAAASPSAQKLTTVTQTSQLAQPCIVTSGETFAIWLNVLYLAPLTYLFVSFFIASYVKRSTAAHKLNGKTARDMGDEVTLAEKAGWEAARNVEREVYGGEQMLDGHASASASTSTSPKAKTTKRRA; this comes from the exons ATGTCGAGCCTTCAGGTCCTGGGCTCAATGCCCGATGCGAGCCTCTTCAACTTCCCTCCAGCCAACCCTCCGGCACCGCTGCCACCGGCGCATGTTCCCACCTCGATTCTGAGGCCGTTCAACATTCCCGACCATCTCTACGGAGCTGCTCTGGATGCCCGAGTCCCATTGACCATTGCCGCTGTCTacgccatctcggccaagctgctcaacaagTACAACAAGGCCCGCAACAAGAAGCCCTGGGGCATCAGCAAGACACgccccttcttcgcctttgTCGTGCTGCACAACATCCTGCTCGCCGTCTACTCGGCCTGGACCTTCTGGGGCATGGTGGGCGTCATGCAGAGGAGTATCAACCATCCCTTTGGCCCtggcggcgttgctgctACGGCCGAGAGCTTCTGCCGCTTACACGGGCCTCGAGGCCTGGGCAACTCCATGTACTACAACGACACCACTGGAGGATGGGATACCGCCTCGCAAAGCACCGCTGCGTACATGGCTGCCGGCAATGGCGTGCCCAACAGCCTTGAGCCTGGCCGCATGTGGACCGAGGGCCTCGACTTCTACGGCTGGATCTTCTACCTGAGCAAGTTCTACGAGGTCCTCGACACCTTCATCATCCTGGCCAAGGGCAAATATAGCTCGACTCTGCAGACCTACCACCACGCCGGAGCCATGATGTGCATGTGGGCTGGTATGCGCTACATGGCCAGCCCGATCTGGatcttctgcctcttcaacTCCTTTATCCACGCTTTGATG TACACTTACTACACTCTGtcggccttttccatcaAGATCCCCAACGTCATGAAGCGCACCTTGACCAGCATGCAAATCACCCAGTTCGTTGTCGGAGCCACCTTTGCCATGGTGCACTCCTTCATCACATACATTGCGCCCGTCACCTCCACTCACGTCGTGGCCGAAGACGCTCCTGCCACCAAGAGCGCTCCCCTCGACTACATCATCCCCACCGCCGTCAGTGCTCTGGATTCGCTTAAGAATCTCATCTTTGGCTCTGACAACGTCGCTCacaacgctgctgctgccgccgccgcttctcCCAGCGCCCAGAAGCTGACCACCGTCACCCAGACATCACAGCTCGCGCAGCCTTGTATCGTCACCTCTGGTGAGACATTTGCCATCTGGCTCAACGTCCTCTACCTCGCTCCCCTCACCTACCTCTTTGTCAGTTTCTTTATTGCCAGCTACGTTAAGCGCAGCACTGCTGCGCACAAGCTGAACGGTAAGACTGCTCGTGATATGGGCGACGAGGTCACCCTCGCGGAAAAGGCCGGCTGGGAGGCTGCCCGCAATGTTGAGAGGGAGGTCTATGGTGGCGAGCAGATGCTGGACGGCcatgccagcgccagcgccagcactaGCACCagccccaaggccaagacgacCAAGCGCAGGGCTTAG
- a CDS encoding uncharacterized protein (BUSCO:EOG092D1ULX), which yields MADATIAPAVEDATVDAHAATGKQDINPWSVSGEVGEDGKVKAIDYRKLIDEFGTSLIDDALLERWERVTGSKPHRFMRRGIVFSHRDLTTILDRYEKNEPFFLYTGRGPSSDSMHIGHTQVFDFVKWLQDVLDAPLIIMLTDDEKFLFSEKRTIEEVMGYTRTNAKDIISAGFDPKKTFIFSDYEFMGGAFYRNISRFSKRVTFNVAKAVFGFDGSSNIGKIHFPSIQGATSFATSFPHIFGEDEKKAAKIPCLIPCAIDQDPYFRLTRDCAVSLKYAKPSLVHMRFLDALQGPGSKMSASDDTSAIFMKDTAKEIKTKVNKYAFSGGRETVEEHREKGGNPDVDVAYQYLQFFLEDDEELAKIRAEYSSGKLLTGELKSICIAKLQEYVGAFQDRRAKVTDEVVKEFMAIRPLEWQGNPKVPRADLVVPVVKADGAAADASAEGGEKLTKNQLKKLLKEQQIAAKKAEKAKQKEEGK from the exons ATGGCCGACGCTACGATTGCCCCGGCTGTCGAGGACGCCACTGTCGATGCCCATGCTGCAACTGGCAAGCAGGACATCAACCCGTGGTCCGTGTCTGGAGAGGTTGGCGAGGACGGAAAGGTCAAGGCCATTGACTACCGAAAGCTCATTGACGAGTTCGGCACCAGCTTGATTGAcgatgcgctgctggagcgctgGGAGAGAGTGACGGGCAGCAAGCCGCATCGGTTTATGCGTCGTGGGATTGTCTTTAGCCACAGAGATCTCACCACCATTCTGGATCGTTATGAGAAG AATGAGCCCTTCTTCCTCTACACTGGACGAGGTCCCAGCAGTGACAGCATGCACATTGGACACACTCAAGTGTTTGACTTTGTCAA GTGGCTCCAGGATGTGCTTGATGCACCCCTGATTATCATGTTGACAGATG ACGAAAAGTTCCTCTTCTCGGAGAAGCGAACAATCGAAGAGGTCATGGGCTATACTCGAACCAACGCCAAGGACATCATCTCTGCTGGTTTCGACCCAAAGAAGACGTTCATCTTCTCAGACTACGAGTTCATGGGCGGTGCCTTTTACAGGAACATTTCAAGATTCTCAAAGCGAGTCACTTTCAACGTGGCCAAGGCCGTATTTGGCTTTGACGGAAG CTCAAACATTGGCAAGATTCACTTCCCCAGTATTCAGGGTGCTACATCCTTCGCCACATCATTCCCCCACATCTTtggcgaagacgagaagaaggcggccaagatTCCTTGCCTGATCCCTTGCGCTATTGATCAGGATCCTTACTTTCGTCTGACGCGAGACTGCGCCGTGAGCCTCAAGTACGCCAAGCCCTCTCTGGTGCACATGAGATTCCTGGATGCTTTGCAAGGTCCGGGCTCCAAGATGTCGGCCAGTGACGATACCTCTGCCATTTTCATGAAGGACACGGCAAAGGAAATCAAGACCAAGGTCAACAAGTACGCTTTCTCGGGAGGCCGGGAGACTGTCGAGGAGCACCGTGAGAAGGGGGGCAACcctgatgttgatgttgcgtACCAATACCTGCAGTTCTtcctggaagatgatgag GAATTGGCCAAGATCAGGGCTGAGTACTCAAGCGGCAAGCTTCTGACTGGCGAG CTCAAATCGATTTGCATCGCCAAACTCCAAGAATACGTCGGCGCATTCCAGGACAGAAGAGCCAAGGTTACGGACGAGGTCGTAAAGGAGTTCATGGCCATCCGCCCGTTGGAATGGCAAGGCAACCCCAAGGTCCCTCGCGCTGACCTTGTCGTGCCGGTGGTAAAGGCAGATGGAGCCGCGGCAGACGCTTCAGCAGAGGGAGGTGAGAAGTTGACCAAGAaccagctgaagaagctgctgaaggagcagcagattgcggccaagaaggcggAAAAGGCGAagcagaaggaggagggTAAATAG
- a CDS encoding uncharacterized protein (EggNog:ENOG41), whose product MAAQLIMPSAPGPQHSRHFLPDSRRPHAHSRSQSFQLPPGPQLSPNSANGFHEPPHAVSTPPSPKARHARPLYMPAALRANNEFPSQPLAKSRSGDSSSDSGSDTTLRRSNTGFMSLGGLVGQQFSRRASESGKSSIDGEWNLELFPDVTEQPTRKHWKPDTESSICDDPTCKRNFSYFVRRHHCRKCGNIFCDWHSSYALPLDQNANFNPRAMPSRTCNHCFEQFKTWHSREGSQVSSSASSDVRGAVSSPIAAQPGTPFGLPQGPEIPASVPRDWNWSTF is encoded by the exons ATGGCCGCCCAGCTCATCATGCCTTCTGCCCCGGGACCGCAGCACTCCCGCCACTTTCTGCCCGACAGCAGACGCCCCCATGCGCACAGCCGCTCGCAGTCCTTCCAGCTGCCTCCAGGGCCTCAGCTGTCGCCAAACAGCGCCAACGGCTTCCACGAGCCGCCCCATGCCGTCTCGAcaccgccatcgccaaaggcCCGCCACGCCCGTCCGCTGTACATGCCCGCGGCGCTGCGAGCCAACAACGAGTTCCCGTCACAGCCCTTGGCCAAGTCAAGATCGGGCGACTCCAGCTCCGACTCGGGCTCGGACACGACGCTGCGCCGCTCCAACACGGGCTTCATGagcctcggcggcctcgTTGGCCAGCAGTTTAGCCGCCGCGCCAGCGAGAGCGGCAAGAGCAGCATCGACGGCGAGTGGAATCTCGAGCTCTTCCCTGACGTTACCGAACAGCCCACCCGCAAGCACTGGAAG CCCGATACTGAATCCTCCATCTGCGACGACCCGACCTGCAAGCGCAACTTCAGCTACTTTGTCCGTCGCCACCACTGCCGCAAATGTGGCAACATCTTCTGCGACTGGCACTCCAGCTatgcgctgccgctggaccAAAACGCAAACTTCAACCCTCGTGCCATGCCCTCTCGCACCTGCAACCACTGCTTCGAGCAGTTCAAGACATGGCACAGCCGCGAAGGCAGCCAGGTctccagctcggcatcaTCCGACGTTCGTGGCGCCGTATCTTCACCCATTGCTGCCCAGCCCGGAACACCTTTCGGCCTGCCTCAAGGCCCTGAGATTCCAGCCAGCGTGCCCCGCGACTGGAACTGGAGCACCTTTTAA
- a CDS encoding uncharacterized protein (EggNog:ENOG41), with the protein MRMKAQQPRETMPAKSFYVLKLKTVPAKYGLSKNIQDLLMALDHYHDGSIDAVELGRLVRLSRNRRASIANTIQKCAGLLKKSPEEITTCVDVIEMCTELLEIADRKPPMDGFPFMRLPVEIRERVLGLMIDNIFRTKSVIPASNKNGSCKCPRFDRDTVFQTAQMKDLACVFGSNLITLEFFRVFFREKTFRFRCTCELQSHLISNDMFLDNVRSIVVHWSGSESAKTFRLLAKMPKLESLGIVISKLTFIHLNERSALMKTYFPLAFKTIRIADVLGLDELLEIRGLHQVGVMLAPTSRGGSQSYKMDRANLLELLSSRLTQAKEDEDHDMELA; encoded by the exons ATGCGCATGAAG gctcagcagccgcGAGAAACCATGCCGGCCAAGTCGTTCTATGTCCTCAAGCTCAAGACAGTGCCGGCCAAGTACGGCCTGTCCAAGAATATTCAGGATCTTCTAATGGCCCTTGATCACTACCATGACGGCTCCATCGACGCGGTTGAGCTTGGTAGGCTCGTTCGACTTAGTCGTAACCGGAGAGCATCCATCGCCAACACCATACAAAAATGTGCCGGCTTACTCAAGAAGTCGCCCGAGGAGATTACGACGTGCGTCGATGTCATCGAAATGTGCACAGAGCTTCTCGAAATCGCAG ATAGGAAGCCTCCGATGGACGGATTTCCATTTATGCGACTCCCGGTCGAGATACGAGAGCGAGTCCTCGGTCTTATGATTGACAACATCTTCCGGACTAAATCCGTTATACCGGCCAGTAACAAGAATGGCAGCTGCAAGTGCCCTCGCTTCGATCGAGACACTGTCTTTCAGACGGCTCAGATGAAGGATCTTGCATGCGTCTTTGGCTCCAATCTCATCACGCTCGAGTTCTTTCGAGTCTTTTTCCGCGAAAAGACTTTTCGATTTAGATGCACCTGTGAACTGCAGTCGCATCTAATCAGCAACGACATGTTCCTCGACAATGTGAGAAGCATCGTGGTTCACTGGAGTGGCTCAGAGTCGGCAAAGACATTCCGATTGCTGGCGAAAATGCCGAAACTCGAAAGTCTTGGCATCGTAATTTCCAAGTTGACCTTTATTCATCTTAATGAACGATCAGCTCTAATGAAGACTTATTTTCCTTTGGCGTTCAAGACTATCAGAATAGCAGATGTCCTTGGCTTGGATGAGCTTTTGGAAATTCGGGGATTGCACCAGGTGGGGGTGATGCTTGCGCCGACGTCCAGAGGTGGTTCCCAGTCATATAAGATGGACCGGGCAAACCTGTTGGAGCTTCTTTCAAGCAGATTGACGCAGGCAAAGGAG GACGAAGATCACGACATGGAGCTGGCGTAA
- a CDS encoding uncharacterized protein (EggNog:ENOG41) — translation MHSATALESSPHCRPSPDGRFIVTLRASGIIVRSTETLQVTNAVTLSFGSGSPFASTAASTSSANVPTLLWAPSSTKFLVSTADQLDVFSALRGSEFHAIVRNYSSISGKPSFLQFGARDTEVLIWSASGLKLVVLDVCSSGVVEISSPKFHQATSASRGVSLRPGTGHLALLARSGGKDVVSLHRPADRQVLRSWCPETLDAQGLEWTPDGRWLLLWESAAQGHRLLLYTADGQHFRTITASNLLKGPDADLELGIKTCQMSPNAELCAIGDYSRNVAILHTQSWRAQLRLPHPATIAPKDTLQVWQEQIGAEPLQGRTTHTFVRATQILSPPGSATEHGAPENKFGCSMAAFDSSSTLLATRLDDSPCTLWIWDVVAAELRAVLIFHTTVAFQWHVSSRELLLVTSQDPAHQGVSFVWDPLSNGPTPLVPEVYLPEVRAAGKAQVAWINRESELPVLFVSDTQHYLLLSPSVASDGANPWQQAAVSHDSSEFQYGSPTSNHYAMDDEDEVMDDTFSFRNV, via the exons ATGCATTCGGCTACAGCTTTGGAGT CCTCGCCCCACTGCAGGCCGAGTCCAGATGGCCGATTTATTGTCACCCTCCGAGCCTCTGGCATCATCGTCCGCTCAACTGAGACCTTGCAAGTCACTAATGCTGTGACACTCTCATTTGGATCCGGCTCCCCATTTGCCTCCACAGCCGCAAGTACCAGCTCGGCAAATGTACCTACGCTTCTGTGGGCTCCGTCGTCGACCAAGTTTCTCGTTTCTACGGCTGATCAGCTGGATGTATTTTCTGCGCTTCGCGGCTCTGAATTCCATGCAATAGTTCGCAATTACAGCTCTATTAGCGGGAAACCCTCTTTCCTCCAGTTCGGGGCTCGAGATACCGAAGTTCTAATCTGGTCGGCATCTGGCCTAAAGCTTGTGGTTCTTGACGTATGCAGCTCAGGGGTGGTCGAGATCTCGAGTCCAAAGTTCCATCAAGCCACCTCCGCGTCACGAGGGGTATCTCTTCGCCCAGGGACCGGGCATCTGGCACTACTGGCCCGCTCTGGTGGCAAAGACGTCGTGAGCCTTCATCGCCCGGCTGATCGGCAAGTGCTCAGATCATGGTGTCCGGAGACGCTGGACGCCCAGGGCCTCGAATGGACCCCTGACGgccgctggcttcttctctgggAGTCGGCTGCCCAAGGTCACCGCTTGCTTCTCTACACGGCCGATGGCCAGCATTTCCGCACCATTACAGCATCTAATCTGCTAAAGGGCCCGGATGCTGACTTGGAACTGGGCATTAAAACCTGCCAAATGAGCCCCAATGCAGAACTGTGTGCCATTGGAGACTACAGTAGAAATGTTGCCATTCTTCATACACAATCATGGAGGGCGCAACTGAGGCTGCCTCATCCTGCCACCATTGCACCAAAAGATACTCTTCAG GTATGGCAAGAGCAAATCGGAGCCGAGCCTCTTCAAGGGAGAACCACCCACACCTTTGTTAGGGCCACTCAGATATTATCACCCCCCGGATCTGCCACTGAACATGGTGCCCCAGAAAATAAATTCGGTTGCTCCATGGCAGCTTTTGACTCATCTTCGACCCTCCTGGCAACGAGGCTGGACGATTCGCCGTGTACGCTGTGGATCTGGGATGTTGTTGCGGCCGAACTTAGGGCTGTGCTGATATTTCACACCACTGTTGCCTTTCAGTGGCATGTAAGCTCTCGCGAGCTCCTTCTGGTTACTTCGCAAGATCCAGCGCACCAAGGGGTGTCGTTCGTTTGGGATCCTTTATCCAATGGACCTACGCCTCTTGTGCCAGAAGTTTACCTGCCCGAAGTAAGGGCGGCGGGGAAAGCGCAGGTTGCGTGGATTAACCGCGAGTCTGAGCTGCCGGTGTTGTTTGTCTCTGATACTCAGCACTACCTTTTGTTGTCTCCGTCAGTTGCCAGTGATGGCGCCAATCCCTGGCAGCAAGCCGCCGTAAGCCACGACAGTAGTGAATTTCAATATGGTAGCCCAACATCGAATCACTACGCGatggatgacgaagatgaagttATGGATGATACCTTTTCCTTTAGAAATGTCTAA
- a CDS encoding uncharacterized protein (SECRETED:SignalP(1-18)~MEROPS:MER0002010) produces the protein MRLSTSALVLGAASSAMALQDQKVLGDPTSEPKVNFGLDTDFKSWAASLKDSFGELTADAKALWDEISLLAPDAMEAFQAQVKGVKAKKHSRKEDSHWDHVVKGADIQKLWVENESGESRRLLGGQLSNYNLRAKSVDPRKLRVDKVKQFSGYLDDDEKDKHLFYWFFESRNDPKNDPVILWLNGGPGCSSLTGLFFELGPASINEKIEIVNNPHAWNNNASVIFLDQPVNVGYSYGSGSVSDTVAAGKDVYALLTLFFHQFPEYSTQDFHIAGESYGGHYVPTFAAEILKHEDRNINLKSIAVGNGLTDEFTQYAYYRPMACGEGGYDAVLSESQCNAMDNALPRCQSLIKQCYDSESAWLCVPASIYCNNAFIGPYQQTGYNPYDIRSKCEDSGNLCYKGLGYITEYLNKPDVMEALGAEVSSYDSCNFDINRNFLMHGDWMKPIYRLVPSILEKIPVLIYAGDADFICNWLGNKAWTQALEWKHGDDFRATKEKDLTVGGRSYGNVISSHNLTWIQVYGAGHMTPTDEPEGSINFVNRWIAGEWVAK, from the exons ATGCGGTTGTCTACTTCCGCCCTCGTGCTGGGCGCTGCCTCgtcggccatggcgctgCAGGACCAAAAGGTCCTCGGCGACCCTACGTCCGAGCCGAAGGTCAACTTTGGCCTCGACACCGACTTCAAGTCCTGGGCCGCGTCCCTGAAGGACTCCTTCGGCGAGCTCACTGCCGATGCCAAGGCCCTCTGGGATGAGATCTCGCTGCTTGCTCCGGATGCCATGGAGGCTTTCCAGGCTCAGGTCAAGGgtgtcaaggccaagaagcacTCCCGCAAGGAGGACAGCCACTGGGACCATGTCGTCAAGGGCGCCGACATCCAGAAGCTGTGGGTAGAGAACGAGTCTGGAGAGTCTCGCCGGCTGCTGGGCGGCCAGCTGTCCAACTACAATCTGCGAGCCAAGAGCGTCGACCCACGCAAGCTCCGTGTCGACAAGGTGAAGCAGTTCAGTGGATAcctcgatgacgacgagaagGACAAGCATCTGTTCTACT GGTTCTTCGAGTCCCGCAACGACCCCAAGAACGACCCCGTCATCCTGTGGCTCAATGGCGGCCCGGGATGCTCTTCCCTCACCGGTCTTTTCTTTGAGCTAGGACCGGCTTCTATCAACGAGAAGATTGAGATTGTAAACAACCCACACGCATGGAACAACAATGCTtccgtcatcttcttggaCCAGCCGGTCAATGTCGGCTACTCCTACGGCAGTGGCTCCGTCAGCGAcactgtcgctgctggcaaggACGTTTACGCCCTTCTCacactcttcttccaccagTTCCCCGAGTACTCTACTCAGGACTTCCACATTGCTGGAGAGTCATATGGCGGACACTACGTTCCCACCTTTGCGGCAGAGATCCTCAAGCACGAGGACCGCAACATCAACCTCAAGAGCATTGCTGTCGGCAATGGCTTGACTGATGAGTTCACTCAGTACGCATACTACCGACCCATGGCCTGTGGCGAGGGTGGCTACGATGCCGTTCTGAGCGAGAGCCAATGTAACGCTATGGACAATGCCCTCCCCCGCTGCCAGAGCCTTATCAAGCAATGCTACGACTCTGAGAGCGCGTGGCTCTGTGTGCCCGCCTCCATCTACTGTAACAATGCCTTCATTGGACCGTACCAACAGACTGGCTACAACCCATATGACATTCGCTCCAAGTGTGAGGATTCTGGCAACCTGTGCTACAAGGGCCTGGGCTACATCACCGAGTACCTGAACAAGCCCGATGTCATGGAGGCTCTTGGTGCTGAGGTCTCATCCTACGACAGCTGCAATTTTGACATTAACCGCAACTTCTTGATGCACGGTGACTGGATGAAGCCCATCTACCGCCTCGTCCCTTCCATTTTGGAGAAGATCCCTGTGCTCATCTACGCTGGTGACGCCGACTTCATCTGCAACTGGCTTGGCAACAAGGCTTGGACCCAGGCGCTTGAGTGGAAGCACGGCGATGACTTCCGCGCCACAAAGGAGAAGGATCTTACCGTTGGCGGCAGGTCATACGGCAACGTCATCTCCTCGCACAACCTGACCTGGATCCAGGTCTACGGTGCCGGCCACATGACACCGACCGATGAGCCTGAGGGCAGCATCAACTTTGTCAACCGCTGGATCGCTGGCGAGTGGGTTGCTAAATAA
- a CDS encoding uncharacterized protein (EggNog:ENOG41): MANQYVYPTIQLKVEPGDETGFYHITFCNLPFKVTWQEVKAWLSESCSVGFVDIFPGSCSGWVCVEGKENFEGVLAYLKAESFKSRYLVFSDKNKSEPDTIRLRLGGPKPGYLENYFRFVGRSQDWTMPAMYSGLQMQQYGSHSNELLKVGNEATYSPPTVEKMALTDLLATCILVCMAAACKSPPVPCYLPTLTIPGHEWTRYHDMSPCALCALSDDTNLMPSSPSELVLPGSAAGDGGDKDDTNDQYYLDEIPGNVRERRARSVPPSFRWK; encoded by the exons ATGGCAAATCAATATGTTTATCCAACCATACAACTAAAGGTAGAGCCGGGAGACGAAACTGGCTTTTACCACATCACCTTTTGCAAT TTGCCGTTCAAAGTGACATGGCAAGAGGTGAAGGCCTGGCTTTCAGAATCCTGCAGTGTCGGCTTTGTTGACATCTTTCCTGGCAGCTGTTCAGGATGGGTCTGTGTTGAGGGCAAAGAAAACTTTGAAGGAGTATTGG CATACCTGAAAGCCGAGTCCTTCAAAAGTCGCTACCTCGTCTTCAGCGATAAAAACAAATCCGAACCTGACACGATTAGGCTCAGATTAGGTGGCCCAAAACCAGGATATCTGGAGAACTATTTCCGCTTCGTCGGACGGAGTCAGGATTGGACAATGCCCGCGATGTACAGCGGCCTTCAGATGCAGCAGTATGGCTCTCATTCAAATGAGCTTCTGAAAGTTGGCAATGAGGCTACTTATTCCCCGCCTACTGTTGAAAAGATGGCACTCACCGACTTATTGGCCACTTGTATTCTGGTCTGCATGGCGGCTGCATGCAAATCTCCACCGGTGCCGTGTTATCTACCGACGCTCACGATTCCTGGTCATGAGTGGACCAGATATCACGACATGAGCCCCTGCGCTCTTTGTGCCCTGTCTGATGACACGAATCTGATGCCGTCCAGTCCCTCGGAACTTGTGCTACCTGGCAGTGCCGCGGGTGATGGCGGGGACAAGGATGATACGAACGATCAGTACTACCTCGATGAGATACCAGGTAATGTGAGGGAGAGGCGTGCGCGTTCCGTGCCCCCCTCTTTTAGGTGGAAATGA
- a CDS encoding 40S ribosomal protein uS13 (BUSCO:EOG092D4IK8) produces MSLVTGEKTNFQFILRLLNTNVDGKQKVMYALTKIKGVGRRYSNLVCKKADVDLNKRAGELTSEELERIVTIIQNPTQYKIPAWFLNRQRDIVDGKDSHILANGVDSKLREDLERLKKIRAHRGLRHYWGLRVRGQHTKTTGRRGRTVGVSKKKGG; encoded by the exons ATGTCGCTCGTCACGGGAGAGAAGACGAACTTCCAGTTC ATCTTGCGTCTTCTGAACACCAACGTTGATGGCAAGCAAAAGGTCATGTACGCCTTGACCAAGATCAAGGGTGTCGGTCGCCGATACTCCAACTTGGTCTGCAAGAAGGCTGATGTCGATCTGAACAAGCG TGCTGGTGAGCTCACCTCCGAAGAGCTCGAGCGTATTGTGACGATCATCCAAAACCCCACACAATACAAGATCCCTGCCTGGTTCCTCAACAGACAACGCGACATTGTTGACGGCAAGGACTCTCACATCCTGGCCAACGGTGTCGACTCCAAGCTCCGTGAGGATCTCGAGCGCCTCAAGAAGATCCGCGCCCACCGCGGTCTCCGACACTACTGGGGTCTCCGTGTCCGTGGTCAGCACACCAAGACTACCGGTCGTCGCGGCCGGACCGTCGGTgtctccaagaagaagggtgGCTAA
- a CDS encoding uncharacterized protein (BUSCO:EOG092D3VOQ) — translation MSRQITLPSNQIKLTNVSLVRLKKGKKRFEIACYKNKVLEWRSGIETDLDNVLQIPNVFLNVSKGQTAPKEDLEKAFGKGKSTDDIVLEILKKGELQVGEKERAAQLERVHNEVISIVVSKLVDPRTKRVYTPGMIEKALDMLSSQAHTGEKTTDSGTATPTTTEAGEAKPKTKEHTWTGVVTTKSAKSQALDAMKALIAFQPIPVARARMKLRITCPTNILKQAIKAPKTASKEEDGETKAPGTVKDRILGYIEEVENQDVMGSEWEVVGFAEPGAFKALSDFIGNETKGQGRVEVLDMAVTHED, via the coding sequence ATGTCTCGCCAAATCACCCTTCCCTCCAACCAGATCAAACTCACAAACGTCTCCCTCGTGCGCCTGaaaaaaggcaagaagcGCTTCGAAATCGCCTGCTACAAGAACAAGGTCCTCGAGTGGCGCTCCGGCATCGAAACCGACCTCGACAACGTCCTCCAGATCCCCAACGTCTTCCTCAACGTCTCAAAGGGCCAGACGGCGCCCAAGGAGGACCTCGAGAAGGCCTTTGGCAAGGGCAAGTCCACCGACGACATCGTCCTCGAGATCTTAAAGAAGGGGGAGCTTCAAGTGGGCGAAAAGGAGCGCGCGGCGCAGCTAGAAAGAGTGCACAATGAGGTCATCAGTATCGTGGTCAGCAAACTGGTGGATccgaggacgaagagagTGTATACGCCCGGAATGATTGAAAAGGCCCTGGATATGCTGAGTTCGCAAGCGCATACCGGAGAGAAGACGACAGACTCAGGCACCGCCACGCCGACTACGACGGAGGCTGGTGAGGCCAAAcccaagacaaaggaacACACCTGGACGGGCGTGGTGACGACCAAGAGCGCAAAGAGTCAGGCCCTGGACGCCATGAAGGCGCTGATCGCTTTCCAGCCTATTCCCGTTGCGCGTGCTAGGATGAAGCTCCGCATTACGTGCCCTACGAACATTCTCAagcaggccatcaaggccccCAAGACCGCctcaaaagaagaggacggcGAAACAAAGGCTCCCGGCACAGTCAAGGACCGGATTTTAGGTTACATTGAGGAGGTTGAGAACCAAGACGTCATGGGTTCAGAATGGGAGGTAGTGGGCTTTGCTGAGCCGGGTGCGTTCAAGGCCCTATCTGATTTCATCGGCAACGagacaaaaggccaaggcagagTCGAGGTGTTGGACATGGCGGTCACGCATGAGGATTAA